One Campylobacter sputorum subsp. sputorum DNA segment encodes these proteins:
- a CDS encoding COG3400 family protein has product MKNILIIADGILAKSFLERAFSLKETNVNFIIITYRNTTLPKKPKSENFKFLSFDPTSLEKLKRALFDLNLEFSHCMINMKKLLDTKAVYNNIRQINSKMEVYLIDFWGFEHEIDDHLTVIDPREILASRFLDYLPDVPVVADNIGFGEGEIMSVRIPYGSSFAYRRISTIAQKGWKICMIYRGQSYFVVNYTSMILPNDTLLVVGDPKLLRQVFRSIKQNLGLFPSPFGSNILTIIDMKKMSEDEMQRLLEDSLYFNKNLINKRLYIKVINAKPSKILDTLKTFDDLQVNIKFDYFSSKMENLKQDVFNHDIGVIITNNKFFESYKKEYFELRIPILKVGKVGAQNLQKGVILGTGEEIELNSSVILDICSQLNLEIELHHYEIQKPDIDKALIEHFKTLSKIFNKNVEIINDNSANPILKLKQKENLLQFVNFSDKMLQNHFMSLFSNDMDRVYFKLEDNYQLFVPNET; this is encoded by the coding sequence ATGAAAAATATTTTAATCATAGCTGATGGAATTTTAGCAAAATCTTTCTTAGAAAGAGCATTTAGTCTAAAAGAGACAAATGTTAACTTTATTATCATCACATACCGCAATACAACACTGCCAAAAAAACCAAAATCTGAAAATTTTAAATTTCTAAGTTTTGATCCAACTAGTTTAGAAAAGCTAAAAAGGGCTTTATTTGATTTAAATTTGGAATTTAGCCATTGTATGATAAATATGAAAAAGCTTTTAGATACAAAAGCGGTTTATAATAACATAAGACAAATAAATTCTAAAATGGAAGTTTATTTGATAGATTTTTGGGGCTTTGAACACGAAATTGATGATCATCTTACAGTTATTGATCCAAGAGAAATTCTAGCATCAAGATTTTTGGATTATTTGCCGGATGTGCCTGTTGTAGCTGATAATATCGGCTTTGGTGAAGGCGAAATAATGTCTGTTAGGATACCTTATGGAAGTTCATTTGCGTATAGGCGAATAAGCACAATAGCACAAAAAGGCTGGAAAATATGTATGATTTATCGAGGTCAGAGTTATTTTGTGGTTAATTATACTTCAATGATTTTGCCAAATGATACGCTATTAGTAGTTGGAGATCCAAAGCTTTTAAGACAAGTTTTTAGAAGTATAAAACAAAATTTAGGTCTTTTCCCTTCGCCTTTTGGAAGCAATATCCTAACTATCATTGATATGAAAAAAATGAGCGAAGATGAGATGCAAAGACTTCTTGAAGATAGTTTGTATTTTAATAAAAATTTAATAAATAAAAGACTTTATATAAAAGTTATCAATGCAAAACCATCAAAAATATTAGACACATTAAAAACATTTGATGATCTGCAAGTTAATATCAAATTTGATTATTTTAGTAGCAAAATGGAAAATTTAAAGCAAGATGTATTTAACCATGATATAGGCGTTATCATAACAAATAATAAATTCTTTGAATCATATAAAAAAGAGTATTTTGAGCTTAGAATCCCGATACTAAAAGTTGGCAAAGTTGGTGCACAAAATTTGCAAAAAGGCGTTATATTGGGAACTGGTGAAGAAATAGAATTAAACTCATCTGTTATTTTAGATATTTGTTCTCAGCTAAATTTAGAAATAGAACTTCATCATTATGAGATACAAAAACCAGATATAGATAAAGCCCTGATAGAGCATTTTAAAACTCTTTCAAAAATATTTAATAAAAATGTAGAAATAATAAATGATAACTCTGCAAACCCTATACTCAAGCTAAAACAAAAAGAAAATTTGCTACAATTTGTAAATTTTAGCGATAAAATGTTACAAAATCATTTTATGTCACTATTTTCAAACGATATGGATAGAGTGTATTTTAAGCTAGAAGACAACTATCAGCTTTTTGTTCCAAATGAGACATAA
- the aroB gene encoding 3-dehydroquinate synthase — protein sequence MQINVKLQDSKLDYTVFIDELTELKFDTKVCVITNQKVAGLHLKSILDILVCKELSVICVSDGEEYKNFDTINHILEQMFLAKLDRNSIVIALGGGVVTDMAGFAAGIYERGIKFINIPTTLLAQVDASVGGKTGINNKFGKNLIGIFNQPMAVYCQSKFLQTLPKRELYAGLAEAIKMAVMLDREFFEFLKNIDTLKNENLVKIISKCIELKANVVSKDEFENGIRSVLNYGHTFGHVIENQTKYKKYLHGEAVSIGMNMANELALKMGFVSKEYIDEIRDVLEKFSLPTTYKVDDENEFYEAFFLDKKSKDSKIKFVLPDEENGFRICDDIHKVIVCDVLKKFQ from the coding sequence ATGCAGATAAATGTAAAATTGCAAGATTCAAAACTAGATTACACAGTTTTTATAGATGAATTAACTGAGCTTAAATTTGATACTAAAGTTTGCGTAATAACAAATCAAAAAGTAGCAGGACTTCATTTAAAGTCAATTTTAGACATTTTAGTCTGTAAAGAACTTAGCGTGATTTGTGTAAGCGATGGCGAGGAGTATAAAAATTTTGATACTATCAATCATATTTTAGAACAGATGTTTTTAGCAAAACTTGATAGAAATAGCATTGTTATAGCTCTTGGAGGCGGAGTTGTTACGGATATGGCCGGATTTGCTGCTGGAATTTATGAAAGAGGCATTAAATTTATAAACATACCAACTACACTTTTAGCCCAAGTTGATGCTAGTGTTGGCGGTAAAACTGGTATAAATAATAAATTTGGTAAAAATTTAATAGGCATTTTTAATCAACCTATGGCTGTGTATTGCCAGAGCAAATTTCTTCAAACTTTACCAAAAAGAGAGCTTTATGCGGGATTGGCTGAAGCGATAAAAATGGCTGTTATGTTGGATAGAGAATTTTTTGAGTTTCTTAAAAATATTGACACATTAAAAAATGAAAATTTAGTCAAAATAATCTCAAAATGCATAGAATTAAAGGCTAATGTTGTGTCAAAAGATGAGTTTGAAAATGGCATTAGATCTGTTTTAAACTATGGTCATACATTTGGGCATGTTATAGAAAATCAAACAAAATACAAAAAATACTTACACGGCGAAGCAGTTTCAATAGGCATGAATATGGCAAATGAACTAGCTTTAAAAATGGGTTTTGTCAGCAAGGAATATATAGATGAGATTAGAGATGTTTTAGAAAAATTTTCACTGCCAACTACATACAAAGTTGATGATGAAAATGAGTTTTATGAGGCATTTTTCTTGGATAAAAAAAGTAAAGACTCAAAGATAAAATTTGTTTTGCCAGATGAAGAAAATGGCTTTAGAATTTGCGATGATATCCATAAAGTTATCGTTTGTGATGTTTTGAAAAAATTTCAATGA
- a CDS encoding mechanosensitive ion channel family protein — MKKILILFAIFFISLAYSETNTTFYDKNTSLETLENLQSSLKNIDNSLKDNIWFIRYSNFNAYQKMKDEAELLASEIKKNSKNEKVVTELEKNLVTLNKQMEVFKEFEKSPFVNMTQPTPIEDGISIKNPFDIISGFSAIKRLNSQLAEYTNKMANLQILISKFEEKKDILLQIENIAPSKEISNLIQKTNYYLNEFNSANDIMYTTLNVYEKQVNETIHSITKDMKEQATNAFSIAILIFIIIAVSFLFKYIAKKYIDQNERVYTANKIINFINVTLIVIILLFAYIENVTYLVTVLGFASAGLAIAMKDMFMSLLGWIVVVFGGTYHVGDRIKVRRDGENIVGDIIDISLLRITIYEDITLITYKETRRAGRIIFVPNNYIFTDLIANYTHYGMKTVWDGIDIMITFESNHKKAMYIIKNIARKYSKGYTDIAKKEMNKLRSQYSIKNPNVEPRIFSFFEPYGINISVWYMANAYTVLSLRSTISFEIIEAIKMESDIEITYPKQTLFMNKTSKKMPDIAKQIGEELLY; from the coding sequence ATGAAAAAGATATTAATACTTTTTGCGATTTTTTTTATAAGCTTAGCATACTCCGAAACTAACACCACTTTTTATGATAAAAACACTTCTTTAGAAACCTTAGAAAATTTACAATCCAGTCTAAAAAACATAGATAATAGCTTAAAAGATAATATTTGGTTTATTAGGTATTCAAACTTTAATGCATACCAAAAGATGAAAGATGAAGCAGAGCTTTTGGCATCTGAAATCAAAAAAAATTCCAAAAATGAAAAGGTTGTAACAGAACTTGAAAAAAATCTGGTTACACTAAACAAACAAATGGAGGTTTTTAAAGAATTTGAAAAGTCTCCATTTGTAAATATGACTCAGCCAACGCCGATAGAAGACGGCATTAGCATAAAAAATCCTTTTGATATAATATCCGGTTTTTCTGCTATAAAAAGACTTAATTCGCAGCTTGCAGAATATACAAATAAAATGGCAAATCTTCAAATTTTGATATCTAAATTTGAAGAAAAAAAAGATATTTTACTTCAGATTGAAAATATCGCCCCAAGCAAAGAAATTTCAAATTTGATACAAAAAACAAATTATTATTTAAATGAGTTTAATTCAGCAAATGACATAATGTATACAACTTTAAATGTATATGAAAAACAGGTAAATGAAACAATACACTCTATAACAAAAGATATGAAAGAACAGGCTACAAACGCCTTTAGTATAGCGATTTTGATTTTTATAATAATTGCTGTATCTTTTTTATTTAAGTACATTGCAAAAAAATATATAGATCAAAATGAGAGAGTTTATACTGCAAACAAGATTATAAATTTTATAAATGTTACACTTATTGTCATCATTTTACTTTTTGCCTATATAGAAAATGTTACTTATCTTGTTACTGTTCTTGGTTTTGCCTCAGCCGGTCTTGCAATTGCAATGAAAGATATGTTTATGTCTTTGCTTGGATGGATAGTTGTAGTTTTTGGCGGGACTTATCATGTGGGAGATAGAATAAAAGTTAGAAGAGATGGCGAAAATATAGTTGGAGATATAATCGATATATCACTTCTTAGAATAACAATATACGAAGATATTACTCTTATTACTTATAAAGAAACAAGGCGTGCAGGAAGGATAATCTTTGTCCCAAATAACTACATTTTTACAGATCTTATAGCAAACTATACTCACTATGGAATGAAGACTGTTTGGGATGGCATAGATATAATGATAACTTTTGAATCAAATCATAAAAAAGCAATGTATATTATCAAAAATATAGCTAGAAAATACTCTAAAGGTTATACAGATATAGCAAAAAAAGAGATGAATAAATTAAGAAGTCAGTATAGTATAAAAAATCCAAATGTAGAGCCAAGGATTTTTAGTTTTTTTGAGCCTTATGGTATAAATATAAGCGTGTGGTATATGGCAAATGCTTACACAGTTCTTTCTCTTAGAAGTACCATAAGTTTTGAGATAATTGAAGCTATCAAAATGGAAAGCGACATAGAGATAACTTATCCAAAACAGACACTTTTTATGAATAAAACAAGCAAAAAAATGCCAGATATCGCAAAACAAATTGGTGAGGAGTTGTTGTATTGA
- the mtaB gene encoding tRNA (N(6)-L-threonylcarbamoyladenosine(37)-C(2))-methylthiotransferase MtaB: protein MRVYIKTFGCRTNIYDSELIKQYASDAEIVENEKDADIIIVNSCTVTNGADFDCRNYIHHAKALDKKVIMTGCGAISRGKELYDNGDLFGVFGMSQKKDINKFINSKAPFYDIGNLQNVDENALNSYNDKTKAFIKIQEGCNFKCSYCIIPSVRGKSRSMNEESIISEVSSLIDNGFSEFVLTGTNIGSYGNDTNSTLGKLLGKLGNIKGLKRIRLGSLEPSQIDDSFKEILNESWLERHLHIAIQHTSQKMLNIMRRRNKFSSDLELFTWLNELGFALGTDFIVGHPGESEEIWDEALENFKKMPLTHLHAFVYSKRENTHSATLNDNINGTVSKERLKLIKKITENNCVEFRNKHKKPLEILVERLKGDYYEGYDQYYIKSRIKSNKNLAKKWIKVDDYDIENEANYCKF, encoded by the coding sequence TTGAGAGTTTATATAAAGACTTTTGGATGCAGGACAAATATTTATGATAGCGAACTTATAAAGCAATACGCGAGTGATGCTGAGATTGTTGAAAACGAAAAAGACGCTGATATAATCATCGTAAATTCTTGTACTGTTACAAACGGGGCTGATTTTGATTGTAGAAACTATATTCATCATGCAAAAGCACTTGATAAAAAAGTTATAATGACTGGCTGTGGTGCGATTAGTAGAGGAAAAGAGCTTTATGATAATGGAGATTTGTTTGGTGTTTTTGGAATGTCGCAAAAAAAAGATATAAACAAATTTATAAACTCAAAAGCCCCTTTTTATGATATTGGAAATTTGCAAAATGTTGATGAAAATGCTTTAAATTCCTATAATGACAAAACGAAAGCTTTTATAAAGATTCAAGAGGGTTGTAACTTTAAATGTAGCTACTGCATAATACCAAGTGTTAGAGGCAAATCAAGAAGTATGAATGAAGAAAGCATTATAAGTGAAGTTTCATCTCTTATAGATAATGGTTTTAGCGAGTTTGTATTAACTGGCACAAATATAGGAAGCTATGGTAATGATACAAACTCAACTCTTGGCAAACTTCTTGGCAAACTTGGAAATATAAAAGGTCTAAAGCGTATAAGACTTGGAAGTTTAGAGCCAAGCCAAATAGATGATAGTTTTAAAGAAATTTTAAATGAGAGTTGGTTAGAGCGGCACCTTCATATAGCCATTCAACATACTAGTCAAAAAATGCTTAATATAATGAGAAGAAGAAATAAATTTAGTAGTGATTTAGAGCTTTTTACTTGGCTTAATGAGCTAGGGTTTGCTCTTGGAACAGATTTTATAGTCGGACATCCAGGAGAGAGTGAAGAAATTTGGGATGAGGCATTAGAAAATTTTAAAAAAATGCCTTTAACACATCTTCATGCTTTTGTCTATTCAAAGCGTGAAAATACGCATTCTGCAACCTTAAATGATAATATAAATGGCACTGTTTCAAAAGAGCGTTTAAAACTTATTAAAAAAATAACTGAGAATAATTGTGTAGAATTTAGAAATAAACATAAAAAACCGCTTGAGATATTAGTTGAGAGGTTAAAAGGTGATTATTACGAAGGATATGATCAATATTATATAAAATCTCGTATAAAATCTAATAAAAATTTGGCTAAAAAATGGATAAAGGTTGATGATTATGATATCGAAAATGAAGCAAATTATTGCAAATTTTAA
- a CDS encoding AAA family ATPase, protein MKQIIANFKFTKIKIVVILAFILAILFGIVVFRNSPKTISLNAFDALVEQNVVSKAYIKDDFLIVIVNNQAYQVLSSGVDFNKTLRKIPIDQVKSSEFLDIFLSIVVFFMLCITIFFVVRKYKQKTSQTAVLQKNEDIENIINSSLTPVISNVKFEDVAGIDEIKSELTEVVDFLKNPSKYRHFGINLPKGVLMVGPPGVGKTLIAKAVAGEANVPFFYQSGSSFVQIYVGMGAKRVRELFAKAKSYAPSIIFIDEIDAVGKARGGGRNDEREATLNQLLTEMDGFEDSSGVIVIAATNKIEMMDDALLRSGRFDRRIFIPMPDMQSRVAILKTYLKNKQSEVDIMSIAKSTVGFSGAGIATLVNEAAIHTIRTGGGLITNDDFEAVQKSVLYGKRKTITYSDEEKEILSIYQAAKAICAFWLDFKFEKISMLEDKFINIENSIESKKHLLGKIKVYLAGMAALKIYRNDLYSNSKNDLEEAKQIAHKIAYEYGMSQSIFPNQIEVENIINEAFNEISEYLMGVKEQLLSVGAYIYKNESIDYLALKEILGQTYE, encoded by the coding sequence ATGAAGCAAATTATTGCAAATTTTAAATTTACTAAAATTAAAATAGTTGTCATTTTAGCGTTTATTTTAGCTATACTTTTTGGTATTGTTGTTTTTAGAAATTCGCCAAAAACTATAAGTTTAAATGCTTTTGATGCTTTGGTTGAACAAAATGTTGTATCAAAAGCGTATATAAAAGATGATTTTTTGATAGTTATTGTAAATAATCAAGCTTATCAAGTTTTATCTAGTGGAGTGGATTTTAACAAAACTCTACGCAAAATTCCTATAGATCAGGTAAAAAGTAGTGAATTTTTGGATATATTTTTAAGTATTGTTGTATTTTTTATGCTTTGTATAACAATATTTTTTGTTGTTAGAAAATATAAGCAAAAAACCTCGCAAACTGCAGTTCTTCAAAAAAATGAAGATATAGAAAATATCATAAACTCATCTTTAACGCCTGTTATTTCAAATGTTAAATTTGAAGATGTTGCTGGAATTGATGAGATAAAAAGTGAGCTAACAGAAGTAGTTGATTTTTTAAAAAATCCTTCCAAATATAGACATTTTGGCATAAATTTACCCAAAGGTGTTTTAATGGTGGGTCCTCCAGGGGTTGGGAAAACGCTTATCGCAAAAGCCGTTGCAGGAGAAGCAAATGTGCCATTTTTTTATCAAAGTGGTTCAAGTTTTGTTCAAATTTATGTGGGAATGGGTGCAAAAAGAGTTAGAGAGCTTTTTGCGAAAGCTAAATCTTATGCACCTTCTATAATTTTCATTGACGAGATTGATGCAGTTGGTAAGGCAAGAGGCGGAGGTAGAAATGATGAAAGAGAGGCTACATTAAACCAGCTTTTAACAGAGATGGATGGCTTTGAAGATAGTTCTGGGGTTATAGTTATAGCTGCTACAAATAAAATAGAAATGATGGATGATGCTCTCCTTCGTTCGGGTAGATTTGATAGGCGTATATTTATACCAATGCCAGATATGCAAAGTAGGGTGGCTATCTTAAAAACATATCTAAAAAACAAACAAAGTGAAGTTGATATAATGAGTATTGCAAAATCAACAGTCGGATTTAGCGGTGCTGGAATTGCAACACTTGTTAATGAAGCAGCAATTCATACTATTAGAACTGGCGGTGGACTAATAACAAATGATGATTTTGAAGCTGTACAAAAAAGCGTTTTGTATGGAAAAAGAAAAACAATAACCTATAGCGATGAAGAAAAAGAAATTTTATCTATTTACCAAGCAGCTAAGGCAATTTGTGCTTTTTGGCTTGATTTTAAATTTGAAAAAATATCTATGCTAGAAGATAAATTTATAAATATAGAAAACTCAATCGAGTCAAAGAAACACTTACTAGGCAAAATAAAAGTTTATCTTGCAGGTATGGCAGCACTTAAAATTTATAGAAATGATTTGTATTCAAACTCTAAAAATGATCTTGAAGAGGCAAAACAAATAGCTCATAAAATTGCTTATGAGTATGGAATGTCCCAAAGTATTTTTCCAAATCAAATAGAAGTTGAAAATATCATAAATGAAGCTTTTAACGAAATAAGTGAATATTTAATGGGTGTAAAAGAGCAGCTTTTATCGGTAGGTGCTTACATTTATAAAAACGAAAGCATAGATTATCTAGCTTTAAAAGAAATACTTGGTCAAACTTACGAGTAA
- the mog gene encoding molybdopterin adenylyltransferase, whose translation MIKIGILTMSDRASGGIYEDLSGKAIKDILKEWITSELKFDYRVIPDDLECIKENLISLSDDFGADLIVTTGGTGPATRDVTPEATEAVCEKMMPGFGELMRMESLKYVPTAVLSRQTAGIRGSSFIINLPGNPKAIKECLEPVFPAIPYCIDLIGGSYIQTDENKMKVFRPKKK comes from the coding sequence ATGATAAAAATAGGTATTTTAACGATGAGCGATAGGGCAAGTGGTGGTATTTACGAGGATTTATCTGGCAAGGCCATAAAAGATATTTTAAAAGAGTGGATAACTAGCGAGTTGAAGTTTGATTATAGGGTTATACCAGATGATTTAGAGTGTATAAAAGAAAATTTAATATCTTTAAGTGATGATTTTGGTGCCGATCTTATAGTAACAACTGGTGGAACTGGCCCAGCAACAAGAGATGTAACACCTGAGGCAACTGAGGCAGTTTGTGAGAAAATGATGCCGGGATTTGGCGAACTTATGAGAATGGAGAGTTTAAAATATGTTCCAACTGCTGTTTTATCTCGTCAAACAGCTGGAATAAGAGGTAGTAGTTTTATAATAAATTTACCAGGTAATCCAAAAGCCATAAAAGAGTGTTTAGAGCCTGTATTTCCTGCTATCCCTTACTGCATAGATTTGATAGGTGGCTCATATATACAAACTGATGAAAATAAGATGAAAGTATTTAGACCAAAGAAGAAATAG
- a CDS encoding DUF4405 domain-containing protein, producing the protein MKIKQKLVTPATISVFVIVALSGVLMSFSIKDIIMVRIHEYLGLAFVVIAIFHILANLKQFNEYFTKKSTLVVMLSIIFITLACYTFIPKDIVKLSAHKVMFNKTMEKSIKLNLEILDINNNEFVNFVTKNNFKFDSYDESFKDFAKQNGKNSKQMLQSILDFSNKN; encoded by the coding sequence ATGAAGATAAAGCAAAAATTAGTTACTCCAGCTACTATTTCTGTTTTTGTAATTGTTGCACTAAGTGGTGTTTTGATGTCTTTTAGTATTAAAGACATTATAATGGTAAGAATTCATGAATATCTTGGTCTTGCTTTTGTAGTCATTGCTATATTTCATATACTAGCAAATTTAAAACAATTCAATGAATATTTTACAAAAAAATCCACACTAGTAGTCATGCTTTCGATAATATTTATAACATTAGCCTGCTATACTTTTATACCAAAAGATATTGTTAAGCTTTCTGCACATAAAGTCATGTTTAATAAAACTATGGAAAAGAGCATTAAACTAAATTTAGAAATTCTAGACATAAATAATAACGAATTTGTAAATTTTGTAACAAAAAATAATTTCAAATTTGACAGCTACGATGAATCTTTTAAAGACTTTGCAAAACAAAATGGTAAAAATTCCAAACAAATGTTACAATCTATTTTAGATTTTTCAAACAAAAATTAA
- a CDS encoding replication-associated recombination protein A: protein MAFALEFRPKTLDEICGQEKIVEIFKKFLNNEKIPHSIFYGVAGCGKTSFARVIANEMHYEFYEFDGGNLKIETFRTILKNHQNSLTKPLFFIDEIHRLSRTQQEALLIPMENYLALIIGASTENPFFTLSSGIRSRSMLFEFKPLTSLNLEKLLQRIKEKVKFNINKEAKDYLIKSSGGDARSMLNLLEFGLEISNDIKLHTLKTLRANAINEGASSDDTHYELASAFIKSIRGSDVDASLYYLARLINSGESADFIARRLAILASEDIGNANPNALNIASSTLNIVKNIGFPEARIPLAQCVVYLASSPKSNSSYTAINKALDYVKNNKAMEIPKYLINTNPNIKNYLYPHDFGGWVEQKYTEKIVKFYTSSGIGFEKTLDEWIEKMKQK, encoded by the coding sequence ATGGCATTTGCACTTGAATTTCGCCCAAAAACACTTGATGAAATTTGCGGACAAGAAAAGATTGTAGAAATTTTTAAAAAATTTTTAAACAATGAAAAAATACCCCACTCTATATTTTATGGCGTTGCGGGTTGCGGAAAAACCAGTTTTGCAAGAGTTATAGCAAATGAGATGCATTATGAATTTTATGAATTTGATGGTGGAAATTTAAAAATAGAAACATTTAGAACTATTTTAAAAAATCATCAAAACTCGCTTACTAAACCACTTTTTTTCATAGATGAAATTCATCGCTTAAGTCGCACACAACAAGAAGCCCTGTTAATACCAATGGAAAACTACCTTGCCTTAATCATTGGTGCAAGCACCGAAAATCCTTTTTTTACGCTAAGTTCTGGCATTCGCAGTCGCTCCATGTTATTTGAGTTTAAACCATTAACAAGCTTAAATTTAGAAAAATTACTACAAAGAATAAAAGAAAAAGTAAAATTTAATATAAACAAAGAAGCAAAAGACTATCTTATAAAAAGTAGCGGCGGAGATGCGAGATCTATGCTAAATTTACTTGAGTTTGGGCTTGAAATTTCAAACGACATAAAACTACACACCCTAAAAACATTAAGAGCAAATGCGATAAATGAAGGAGCTAGTAGCGATGATACGCACTACGAATTAGCAAGTGCTTTCATAAAAAGCATTAGAGGAAGCGATGTAGATGCATCACTTTACTACTTAGCAAGACTTATAAATAGTGGCGAGAGTGCCGATTTTATCGCTAGACGCTTAGCAATACTTGCAAGTGAAGATATAGGAAATGCAAATCCAAATGCACTAAATATAGCTTCATCAACTCTAAATATAGTAAAAAATATAGGTTTTCCAGAAGCTAGAATTCCACTAGCACAATGTGTGGTGTATCTAGCAAGTTCGCCAAAATCAAACTCAAGTTACACGGCAATAAACAAAGCATTAGATTATGTTAAAAACAACAAAGCTATGGAAATTCCAAAATACCTTATCAATACAAATCCAAATATAAAAAACTATCTATATCCGCATGATTTCGGTGGTTGGGTAGAGCAAAAATACACAGAAAAAATAGTTAAATTTTATACTTCTAGCGGGATAGGTTTTGAAAAAACTCTAGATGAGTGGATTGAAAAAATGAAACAAAAATAA
- the ung gene encoding uracil-DNA glycosylase: MIDINSVKIEKSWKNVLKDEFLSPYFEQLKLKLIDAKKRGEVYPPGSLMFNAFNLTPFDDVLVVILGQDPYHGKNQAMGLSFSVPNGIKIPPSLQNIYKEIYNDLNIKEPNSGDLTYWAKQGVLLLNTTLSVQANMANSHSSFGWQRFSDAVIKQISAKKKNVVFMLWGNFAKAKSSLINENEHLILTAAHPSPLAGGKFFGCKHFSKANSYLLSHSKKAIDWDLNNYKDIH, encoded by the coding sequence TTGATAGATATAAATAGCGTAAAAATAGAAAAAAGTTGGAAAAATGTCTTAAAAGATGAGTTTTTATCCCCATATTTTGAGCAATTAAAACTAAAATTAATCGATGCTAAAAAGCGTGGTGAAGTATACCCGCCAGGCTCACTTATGTTTAATGCTTTTAACTTAACCCCATTTGATGATGTTTTGGTTGTAATACTAGGACAAGATCCTTATCATGGAAAAAATCAAGCTATGGGGCTAAGTTTTTCTGTACCAAATGGCATAAAAATTCCACCATCTTTGCAAAATATATATAAAGAAATTTATAATGATTTAAATATAAAAGAACCAAATAGTGGCGATTTAACATACTGGGCAAAGCAAGGTGTTTTGTTATTAAATACAACTTTAAGCGTTCAAGCAAACATGGCAAACTCACATAGTTCTTTTGGTTGGCAACGCTTTAGCGATGCTGTGATAAAGCAAATAAGTGCTAAAAAGAAAAATGTTGTTTTTATGTTATGGGGAAATTTCGCAAAAGCAAAATCATCTCTCATAAATGAAAACGAACATCTTATCTTAACAGCGGCTCATCCAAGCCCTTTAGCTGGTGGGAAATTTTTTGGTTGTAAGCATTTTTCAAAAGCAAATAGTTACCTTTTAAGTCACTCAAAAAAAGCAATTGACTGGGATTTAAATAACTACAAAGACATACATTAA